The segment GGCCTCAGGAGCGCCCGGCCGACCGCGATGCCGCCGACCTCGTACGCGAACTCGCGACGCAGCCCCGCCATCCGCGGTATCTCGTGATCTACAAGGAAAACGCGGACGAGTTCGAGCGGCTCCTCCAGGACGCCGGCCTCTCCTACACACGACGCCCCGGCCCCGGACACTACGGCTTCCTTATCCTTGTCCCGCCGTCGGAGCGAAGTCCGATGATTGCCGCGTCTCCACGCCGTGCGGCCGCGGCGGCAACGGCGTGCGTGGCCCTTCTGGCGCCGGTCGCCGGCGCCCAGCAGCCGCCTCAGCCGTCCGAGCGGGTGTTCCAGCGGACGTACTTTTTCGAAGAAGAGGTCCGCCAGCGCCTCGAAGGGGCCGTTCCGGCCAAACAGCCCGCCCTCGTCGAATGGGGCGGCATGTACATCCCCTCGTACACCTACTTCAACGACACGAACAACGAAGAGGCGAGCCTGACGGTCCAGGACCTCCGCCTGTGGACGCAGATCACGCTGGACGACGTCCACCGGATCTTCGCCCGCGGCCGGCTGGCGTACACGGATTGGTCGGACGGCGATGCGGGGGCGTTCCGCCAGCACGACCTGGAAGGGATGAACCTCGAGATCGGGTACTACGAACTCGACGTCACCCGGGCGGCGGAAAAGTACTGGGGCGCCAAGTGGCCGTTCCAGATGCAGGCCCGCGGCGGCCGGCAGTACATCGAGTTCGGGCGCGGGCTGGCGCTCGGCCAAGTGCTCGATGCGGGGCTTTTCACGGTCGACACGGGGCAAATCGGGTTCACGGGCTTCGCCGGCCGAAACATCGAGAGCCAGGACAACATTGACCGCAGCATTCCGGGCTTCTCGCATTCTCGGCGAACGTTTTACGGGGCCGAGGTCCGTTACAAGGGCATTCCGCGCCACGAGCCGTACGCCTATTGGGTCCTCCAGCGCGACTGGTCCGAGGAGCGTCCGGAGAACGCCGCCCAGGATTACCGGTACGATTCGCACTATTACGCCGTCGGCGGCCGGGGGCAACTGGCGCCGCGGACCAAGTACGAACTGGAGAGCGTGTGGGAGTTCGGCCGGGGGGCCGCGAACGGCCAAATCGACGACCATCAGGAACGCGTCCGCGGCTTCGCGTTCGACGCCGAGGTGGACCATTACCTGAAGCACCCGATGGACCCGACGCTGAGCCTCGAATACGCCTACGCGAGCGGCGACGGCGACCGCCTGAACGCGACGAACGCTTTCCAGGGCAACCGCGCCGGGACGGTGGACACCTCGTTCCTGGGGTTCGGGTACGTCAACAGCGGCCTGGCCCTGGGGGCGCGGTTCACGAACATCCAATTTGTGCGGCTGGGCGGCCGGGTGACGCCTTACAACAAGAAGGCGGCCCTGGGGCGGGTGGACGTGGGCCTGAACTACTATTTCCTCTTCAAGTCGGACCCGGGCGGCCCGATCAGCGATCCGACGGCCGTCGAGGACTCCTCCGACCTCGGGCAGGAAGTGGACGTGTTCTGCGAATGGCGCATCCTGTCGGACCTGTCGCTGTCGGTGCACTACGGCCGGCTGTATCCGGGGCAGTCTTTCCCGGACCGCCAGCCGCGCGATTTCCTCTTCACGGCCCTGACGATTTCGTTCTGACGGCCCGGGCCGATTCTCACCCGCTGCGATTGCTCCGGCTTGCCCTGCGCGCTTCGTCAACGGGTGCGCCGATCATGCCGCGGCATCCTGACCGGATCGGCGCCGGAGCGGACGGATGAGCAGGAGGCCCAGGACGATCGTCGCGATGAGCAGCGACGTTTCGAGGCCCTGGAACGTGGCCAGGTCGCGGACCATGAGCCACGCGCTGTAGCCGTAAGGGCCGAACCAACGCTGGGATAAGGGCGAGGGCACCGGCCGGACCTCGACGTCCACCCGGCCGTGGTGCAGGTGCACGCGGAGATAGTGGAAGAAGTGGCGCTCGGAGTCGCTGCCTGCCAATCGAGCGCCGCCTCCGCCGCTGATGGTGTAGGGAATCCCCTCGTAGTCGCCTTTCAAGTAGCCGTGGACGTGCGAGGCGAAGATGTAGGTCACGCGACCCTTGTGGAGAATCTCGAGGAGGCGGCGGGACAAGTCCTCGGGGATGCAGTGGCCGAGGATGTCGTTGGCGCGGTCGAAGAGCGGTATGTGCATGACGACGATGCGTGTGTCGCAGTCCTGTGTGTCGGCCAACTGGCGCTCGAGCCATTGCATCCGGCTCTCGCCGAGACTGTCGGCGGTGTTGTCGTCAAAGACGATGAAGGCATGGGGTCCGACGCGGAAACTGTAGTTGAGGGGTCCCATGATCTTCGGCCAGAGGAAGCCGCCATCCTCAAGGTCGTGGTTGCCGGGCGCCGGTATGAACGGGACGCGCAGCCGGCTGTGGACCTGCTGGATGAACTGGCGAAAGTTTTCCTTTCCCTCCGTTTTCACCAGGTCCCCGCTGCCGATGACGAAGGCGATGCTCGGGTCGGCGGCGATGGCGTCCAGAATGGAGGCGAAGGGGGGATTGTCGCCCCGGTTGTCGCCGTAAACGATGAAGTGGAAATTGCCGGGATCGGCGACATGGAGGGCCTTCAGTTGGTCGGCGATCCAGTCGTGGGTGCCGACCGGGGCGACGTCGTCCCAGATGTCCACGGCCAGATAACCGGCGAGGCAGGCGGCAAACAGCGTCGCCTTGACGGGCCGGCCGTGAAGGGCCTGCCAGACGGCGGCGACGAATCGGCGAAGCGCGGAAAAGGGGCTCATTCGAGTCGCCTTCTCTGGTCTATGCCGGCGGGATACAGGCTCCTCATGGCGCACCCAGCCCGTCTGGTTCGGATGCAGGGGTCTGGGTATTCTCCGGCCAGCGGAACAGCCAGAAGGTTTCGTGCAAGCGGTAGGGATTGGAGACGCTGAGGACCGGCGCCAAGCCGTGGACGTTCCCGAGCATTTGCTTGACCTCGCCGGGATGTTTCTCGTCGCAGAGGAGGAAAAAGGGGTCGCCCTCGTCAATCTTGTCCCGGACCTCCTTGGCGCTCGCGAGGACCGGCAAGGGGTGGTCGAGATAGAAGACCACGGTATGATTCGGTTCGATGAAGGCGAAAAGGGGCGCCTCGGGCGGGACGACCTGGCGCACATGGCGTGCGAAGTTCGCGGCCGTCGTGGGCCGAGCCATCGGGCCGACGAGAGTCGGCCAAGCCCAGACGAAGGCGGCGGCGAAGGTGACGAAGAGAACCACCTGGCCGGCGACCAGGCGGCGGCGCACGCCGAGGAAGAGGGCCGCCAGCCCGCCCGCCATCCCCAGAATGCCCAGGATCGCCGCAGGGCCGAGGACAGCGGCTGTGGCGAGGTGCGGCGGAAGGCCGAGGGCGGCAAGGCCCCCGGGGGCCAGGCGCAAGAGCAGATAACCTGCCGGGCCGAGAAGACCGGCGAGGACGGCTACGGCGCTGTGGGCGATGAGAAGTCCGCGGCCGGGCCAGGCCGTCCGGGGCGGCGCCGGCGCCAGAAAATACCGCATCGCCAGGGCCGTGTAAACCGCGGCCGCCGGGAGGACCGGCAGGATGTAGTGTTCCTGTTTTCCGGCCGCCAGGCTGAACGCGGCGAGCGGCCCCAGAAGCCAGGCGCCGACAAAGAAGAGCCAGGGGCGATCTTGGAGCGTGCGGCGTGCCCGTCCGATCGCGAGCGCCAGGCCGCAGAAAAAGAAAAGGGTCCAGGGCGCCAGAAGGATCGGGAGTCGGAGGAAGTAGAACCAGGGCGGTTCCTCGCGTCCGAGTTCGCCTGCGGCACGGCCGACGGATTCGGCGTGCCAGATGGCCATCGCGTGAGGCACGCGAAAGGCGACGTAAACGGGCCAGGGCAGGGCGATGGCAAGAAAGACCACCGTCGCGACGGCGACGCCGCCCAAAGTCCAGGCCCATTCGCCGCGTCCAGATTCCTCGGGCCGGCGCGGGCGGCGGAGGCGCGCCAGGATGAATCCGACGGCCACGAGATACGGTGCCGGGAAGGTGATGAGCGGAACGGGCCCCTTGGCGAGGACCGCGAGGCCGGCCGCGGCACCGGCGAGTGTGAACCACGCGAACCGGCGCCGGTCACTGGCCTCGACGCCCATCCAGAGGGCGGCCAGCGAGGCCGTGATGAAAAGCGTCAAAGGCATGTCGGCGAGGGCGGTGCGCGCGAGCGTGAGGAACCCGAACGAGGTGGCGAGGATCGCGCCGCCGAAAAGAGCGGTGCGCCGATCGCACCAGTGGCCGAGAAGGACCGTCAGGATGAGCACCGTGCCCAGGGCCGACAGGGCGCTCGGCAAGCGCGCGCTCCATTCGTCCAGCCGGCCGGTCAGTTGGGCGACACCGGCGGCCATCCAGTAGGGGAGCGGCGTTTTTCGGAGGCGCGGCGAGTCGTTGAAGTTCGGGACGAGGTAAGGGCTGGGGCGCGAGCCGTCCGCCAGTTGCACGGGCCGGTCGAGAACCATGTTGCGTGCGCTGACGGCCAGGAGGGCCTCGTGGGTGCGGAAAGGCAGGTCGTCGCCCAGGCGGAAGAAGAAGAGGGCGCCCAAGAGAGCGGCCAAGCCGAGGGGGGCCAGCCAACGGTGTCGGCCGGTCCGGGTTTCGCGCGTGGGATCACGCGTCGTCATCGTTCATCTCCTCGTACTCTTGCCAGCCGTCTTGGGGCCCGGCCGGTGTTGCGGGGAGTGCGACAGGACGGCGGACCTCGATGAGATAGAGGCGTCCGAAGTCCTGGAGAAGGATAGGGTTGTCGCTGCGGACGCGGACGTCGCCGAAGCGGTCGGGCTCGGGATCGAAGGCGTACCCGGCGCCCGCGTACTTGAGGCGATAGGCGCCGTCGGCATTGGGCAGGGCGGCGCCCGCCTCCACGAGTCCGCGATCGGAGATGAGAAGCCACCGGACGTCGGAACCGTTCAACGCCTCTTCCAGGTCGAGAGAACTTTCGACCCGCATGCCGAAGCGTCCGAGATAGAGTGGGACGCAGGCACGTTCGATGCGGAAGACGGCGAACCCGTCGTCGCGGACGACGGGTCGGGCGGCCCGGGCGAAGGCGATCATCTTTTCGCCGTCCAGCGTCCGGGCCTGCTCGCTGAGGACGTGCGTCTTGATAAACATCACCCCCGGCAGGGCGAGGACGGCCAGCCAGGCGAGCCGGCGAATGTGCCACCCGAGACTCGCACGCACCGCCAGCAGGATCACCACGATTCCGAAGACGGGGATCACCGCCAGCACCCATCGCGTGGCCGGAGCGACGGTCTCCGGCACCGCAAGGACCGGATGGGCCAGGTACGGACTCAGGAAATAGAGCACGGGCAGCGCCACAAGCAGCGCGCCGGCGATGACGGGGGCGGCGGCAAAGAGGTGCCTCACCATCGAGAGGCGAAACTTCCCCCGCGGCTCGGCGTCCGCCAGGCAGTGGACGGCCCAGGCGCCCATAAGCGCCACGGCGGCGTAGCACGGCAACAGATAGTCCGGCCGGAAGCCATGGGCGAAGGAGAAGGGGACGACGACGGCCAAGATCCAGCACAGGGAGAGCCACAGGGGTCCCCGGCGCGAGAACCATCGCCGCGGATGCACGAGGAACAATGCCCCCAGGGCGAAGAAAGAGGCCGGAAACGCATGATAGAAGAGTTGGACGGCGGCCGGAACGGAGGTCGGCCGGGGAGGTTTGGCGCCCGCGCCGGTAAGCCGCTGCCAGAACTCCTTGTAGAGGACGTAGCGGAAATCCTCGCCGCCGGCGACGGCCATGGCCAGGATGAGGGGGCCGAGGACACAGACCATGGCCAGGATTCCCCACCCGAGGTGAAGGGCCTTGGCGGCCCGTTTCCACCGGCGAAGGACGAGCACCAGGGCGACGACGAAACGGTTTCTCCGGCCGCGCAGCATTCGGAGCGGTCGCCAGCCCGGGCCGAGCGCGGCAGCCAAGGCGACGGTCCCGCCGACGAGGACGGGGTTCACCAGGCCCCAACCTTTCGTGAGGGCCCCGAGGATCATGGTCGCCCAGAAACTGACGGCCCATTTCCATCGCGACGGCGCGGCGCAGCGATGAAAGAGCAAGCGGTCGGCGCACAGGATCGAGCCGATGATGCAGGCGGCGAAGAGCATGTCTGTCATGGCGAGATACGAGAGTTTGGCCATGTGGATGATTATGACCCAGAGAGCGGCG is part of the Planctomycetota bacterium genome and harbors:
- a CDS encoding alginate export family protein — its product is MTPALTPRELRPDKRLILFVAALAAIAGKGVIAYLPSDRDERPLAEAVLENATPDTCILVLDRPAKYGLEFYLDGRLEFATMRPQERPADRDAADLVRELATQPRHPRYLVIYKENADEFERLLQDAGLSYTRRPGPGHYGFLILVPPSERSPMIAASPRRAAAAATACVALLAPVAGAQQPPQPSERVFQRTYFFEEEVRQRLEGAVPAKQPALVEWGGMYIPSYTYFNDTNNEEASLTVQDLRLWTQITLDDVHRIFARGRLAYTDWSDGDAGAFRQHDLEGMNLEIGYYELDVTRAAEKYWGAKWPFQMQARGGRQYIEFGRGLALGQVLDAGLFTVDTGQIGFTGFAGRNIESQDNIDRSIPGFSHSRRTFYGAEVRYKGIPRHEPYAYWVLQRDWSEERPENAAQDYRYDSHYYAVGGRGQLAPRTKYELESVWEFGRGAANGQIDDHQERVRGFAFDAEVDHYLKHPMDPTLSLEYAYASGDGDRLNATNAFQGNRAGTVDTSFLGFGYVNSGLALGARFTNIQFVRLGGRVTPYNKKAALGRVDVGLNYYFLFKSDPGGPISDPTAVEDSSDLGQEVDVFCEWRILSDLSLSVHYGRLYPGQSFPDRQPRDFLFTALTISF
- a CDS encoding metallophosphoesterase produces the protein MSPFSALRRFVAAVWQALHGRPVKATLFAACLAGYLAVDIWDDVAPVGTHDWIADQLKALHVADPGNFHFIVYGDNRGDNPPFASILDAIAADPSIAFVIGSGDLVKTEGKENFRQFIQQVHSRLRVPFIPAPGNHDLEDGGFLWPKIMGPLNYSFRVGPHAFIVFDDNTADSLGESRMQWLERQLADTQDCDTRIVVMHIPLFDRANDILGHCIPEDLSRRLLEILHKGRVTYIFASHVHGYLKGDYEGIPYTISGGGGARLAGSDSERHFFHYLRVHLHHGRVDVEVRPVPSPLSQRWFGPYGYSAWLMVRDLATFQGLETSLLIATIVLGLLLIRPLRRRSGQDAAA
- a CDS encoding phospholipid carrier-dependent glycosyltransferase, encoding MTTRDPTRETRTGRHRWLAPLGLAALLGALFFFRLGDDLPFRTHEALLAVSARNMVLDRPVQLADGSRPSPYLVPNFNDSPRLRKTPLPYWMAAGVAQLTGRLDEWSARLPSALSALGTVLILTVLLGHWCDRRTALFGGAILATSFGFLTLARTALADMPLTLFITASLAALWMGVEASDRRRFAWFTLAGAAAGLAVLAKGPVPLITFPAPYLVAVGFILARLRRPRRPEESGRGEWAWTLGGVAVATVVFLAIALPWPVYVAFRVPHAMAIWHAESVGRAAGELGREEPPWFYFLRLPILLAPWTLFFFCGLALAIGRARRTLQDRPWLFFVGAWLLGPLAAFSLAAGKQEHYILPVLPAAAVYTALAMRYFLAPAPPRTAWPGRGLLIAHSAVAVLAGLLGPAGYLLLRLAPGGLAALGLPPHLATAAVLGPAAILGILGMAGGLAALFLGVRRRLVAGQVVLFVTFAAAFVWAWPTLVGPMARPTTAANFARHVRQVVPPEAPLFAFIEPNHTVVFYLDHPLPVLASAKEVRDKIDEGDPFFLLCDEKHPGEVKQMLGNVHGLAPVLSVSNPYRLHETFWLFRWPENTQTPASEPDGLGAP
- a CDS encoding glycosyltransferase family 39 protein, producing MDAPETHRCQPAPPPPAAARSTAMDLLLVLLLAASVVLIAAHGPSTTHAYAQVYSIGSLLSITEGGHWLLPSNPMRGLYRKPPLYLWLAAPVPKVTGLYNDFVFRLPTIAAFLAAAVMVYFMGRRWFGPNAGLLAAALWVIIIHMAKLSYLAMTDMLFAACIIGSILCADRLLFHRCAAPSRWKWAVSFWATMILGALTKGWGLVNPVLVGGTVALAAALGPGWRPLRMLRGRRNRFVVALVLVLRRWKRAAKALHLGWGILAMVCVLGPLILAMAVAGGEDFRYVLYKEFWQRLTGAGAKPPRPTSVPAAVQLFYHAFPASFFALGALFLVHPRRWFSRRGPLWLSLCWILAVVVPFSFAHGFRPDYLLPCYAAVALMGAWAVHCLADAEPRGKFRLSMVRHLFAAAPVIAGALLVALPVLYFLSPYLAHPVLAVPETVAPATRWVLAVIPVFGIVVILLAVRASLGWHIRRLAWLAVLALPGVMFIKTHVLSEQARTLDGEKMIAFARAARPVVRDDGFAVFRIERACVPLYLGRFGMRVESSLDLEEALNGSDVRWLLISDRGLVEAGAALPNADGAYRLKYAGAGYAFDPEPDRFGDVRVRSDNPILLQDFGRLYLIEVRRPVALPATPAGPQDGWQEYEEMNDDDA